The DNA segment GGGGGCAAAGCCATGGCTGCTGACGTCGGCGACGACAACGTCCCAGCGTCGACGGTCGATCGGGATGAAATCAAAAAAGTCTCCACCACACTCCGACGTCGGTTCGCAGGTCGCCCCGATGTCAAATCCACGGATCGTCGGGGGCATCGAGGGGAGCATTCGTTGCTGGATCCGGCGAGCGATGTTCATGTCGCTTTCCATCTGCATGTTCCGGCGTTCGGCCAGCAGGCGAGCTTGCCTCTCGATCGCGTACCGCAGCGCCCGGACCAACAGCGGCTGACCGACCATCGCTTTGGGGACATAATCTTGGGCTCCGGCGGCGACCGCGGATACCGCTAGTTGTTCGTCTTCGTGGCCGCTTAAGATCACGACCGGAATGTCTTTGTTTTTTTTCCGTATCGACGTGAATGTGTCCAGCCCCAAAGAATCAGGCAGGTTCAAATCTAGGATGACGACGTCGGTTCCTCGGTGATCGAGGGCCCGCAGTGCGGAATCCAGGTCGCAGACGTGCGTGACGTGGAATAAATGGCTCGAGCGAAGGTGTGCTCGAATGACCAACGCATCGGTTTGACTGTCTTCCACAAGGAGCACTTCGATATCCGCCATCGCGCACCCTACTTTCCGCAACGTTCATTGCGATTCGCTGCCCATTTCGAGGGATTTATCAGCCTGAGCCGACCATGCTCAGCAACGCATCAAGGGGAGACGGTTTTACTCCAATCGCTACCTCTGAAGCGTGCCGGTTCATTGTACACGCATCCTCCTTGGGGAGGGGGTGCTAAGAGGGGCGGTATTTCGAGGCGAATTCGGCGACCACCGGACGGAATTCGACTCGCGGATTCACGTGGGGGCGTTTGCTAAGAAGCAGGGCCTGAGCCTGAGCAGGAGAGAGGTTTCGGTATTTTATCAGCCAGCAGATTGCGACCGTTGCGCTACGTGCTCGGCCCGCTTTGCAGTGAACGTAGGTGGTGCCCCCTTGCTCTGCATGCGACTGAATGAAGTCAACGGCTTGTTCGATATCTTCCAACCGCGGGTGGGTGAAGTCGGTCGTGGGGATATGCAGTTGCTCGATCCCGTATTTGTCGTATTCCGCGATCGGGCCGGCGTACTCTTCGCACGTATTGACGACCGCGGTCACTCCCTCGGCAGCCATCCCCGGGACATCGCGGGCGAACGGAAAGGCCCCCACAATCAGGCTCGGATCGATCCTGCTGGACCATTGGCGTCGTTTGAGCAGCCTGCCGTTTAGCATGTTCCACCACAGGGTTGGGTAGAAGACTGAACGAGCGTAAATCCGCTGGAGGGGCTTAGGAATCGGCATCGGTCCCAGTGTCTAGATCGGAGGGGGAGGAGGCAGTGTGATCTTTCGGGATCGATACCGAATGGATCATCGCGATCAATGTGTCCCCAGGTTCGGGGGCCAGTTGGCGGTCGTCGGTGTTGATTTGTAGGGTCCCGTTCGGAGACATCACGAACATCACCAAGGCATCCTTGCCATTGCGAGCACGAAAGTCATCCATCATGAATTCGTCGCTTAGGGTGGTCGCCTTCAGGATGGCGCCCGCTTCCATGCGATCGCGAAGGGCCGAGAACGTTAGTTTGTTGCCAAACAGGATTCGCCCTGTCAGGGAATGCGACAGGGATCGCGACTCGCTAGCCGAACGCCTTGTGAAATCCAGCTGATACGTTTCCGCTCGTCCAAACGTGGACTGAAATTCGCTCACCGCCAACGAGTTCACTTCATCGTTGGGAGTCATCGCCAGGAAGCGTCCAATACCGTCCAGTTGTAATTCTTCGCGGGCGTGGTCACTCAAGATGTTTACGCATTCCGCTCGGACACCATCCATCCGTGCCGCGGCCACCTTGTTGTAGTTCAAGTCGACAAGCATCACGTCCACTTTTAGATCGGTCAGGATCTTTGCTAGCTGACGGACCCAGCTGTCTCCGCCTGCGATCAGCAATCCCTGCGGATTCGGGCGAGCTAGTCCTAGCAGGCGGGCGACGGGACCGGCGACCAGGCCATAGAATGCGACCGTGCCGATAATGACTAGGAAGGTGACCGTGATCAGCTGGAAGGCTTGTTCCTCCATCGCTGCCGCTTCGCCCCCTTCGGATTGCTGCAGTTTCAAAGCGAACACGCTGCTGACCGCAGCTGCCACGATCCCGCGGGGGGCCATCGTCGAAATGAATGTTTTTTCTCGCCA comes from the Roseimaritima multifibrata genome and includes:
- a CDS encoding PP2C family protein-serine/threonine phosphatase is translated as MADIEVLLVEDSQTDALVIRAHLRSSHLFHVTHVCDLDSALRALDHRGTDVVILDLNLPDSLGLDTFTSIRKKNKDIPVVILSGHEDEQLAVSAVAAGAQDYVPKAMVGQPLLVRALRYAIERQARLLAERRNMQMESDMNIARRIQQRMLPSMPPTIRGFDIGATCEPTSECGGDFFDFIPIDRRRWDVVVADVSSHGFAPALIMVGARRILRSCAQMNKEVGQILTIANRAVAEDTQGEHFVTAFYGRLDSVRSTLEYAAAAHPVWIISDSGEVIALQSGGYPLGLIPEAGYSTLETVQLSPGDILVLPTDGSYEAISEQGDLFGKTSLLRIILQNRHRSAADICDALLAEIIKFCKPGAPQDDVTLVVIKVHPSEPSESAA
- a CDS encoding dual specificity protein phosphatase family protein, with product MPIPKPLQRIYARSVFYPTLWWNMLNGRLLKRRQWSSRIDPSLIVGAFPFARDVPGMAAEGVTAVVNTCEEYAGPIAEYDKYGIEQLHIPTTDFTHPRLEDIEQAVDFIQSHAEQGGTTYVHCKAGRARSATVAICWLIKYRNLSPAQAQALLLSKRPHVNPRVEFRPVVAEFASKYRPS